The Oncorhynchus mykiss isolate Arlee chromosome 28, USDA_OmykA_1.1, whole genome shotgun sequence genome includes a window with the following:
- the LOC110508478 gene encoding zinc fingers and homeoboxes protein 1 — protein MATHIDRNRRIGLEVNMETFQSDVTKTACEGKHAAPRSSKTPHHQITNGKSHLSFDHDATDSDGGKVRDGGVSFSTNHNSVVCLPLVSEGPKLVWTQSNQTRELDTIQELIQAFNVFPYPTSREVNALARLCALPLDKVKVWFMVQRIKYGISWASEEIEETRGKLAGPEWTNDYANEKEEIKMRKGCGEMTVEAEDTGQMNNGLNSSLLHPRKRARHETPEHCKPASTIRHFSSSLPPPQDSYYYRPPVDMPATTATEPSLNLSETSLGSPQRQQRGRYKKTKAQLAVLRSSFLRENWPAETELRCLQNETGLSRNDIRKWFSDSRYQLRNGRGLLRTSMVYPQLVIGEAKDESQQLQSFPRVAHRPRDQENDIEVQRGAQWKGARSNGVKDSHFFQNFLSNSLETFGEGAVEAEEDEVAEEDEVAEEASVHTETVKEEEVKKEEKPLQLIRGNKDPEIKQPPSSVTICASSSPSHSTTPPLSTIVPTIKYSSTSTSTLQKSARSAKASLTALSLSSPPSSWSTLTPAGRLRKTKEQLDILKEHFLHCQWPMSEDYTQLVELTGLPRADIIQWFGDTRYAVKNGQLRWVQGVREQFLSELATQQNGSGVTGGNCSSGIPRVMGSRKRKSQANGATAASTADFPDIKPLGVYHRLTGVLHEKDLDALCKKSRMSYQQVRDWFASQESKEIDPETNVTD, from the coding sequence ATGGCAACACACATTGACCGTAACAGAAGAATAGGCCTGGAGGTGAATATGGAGACATTCCAGAGTGACGTCACAAAGACGGCGTGTGAAGGAAAGCATGCCGCCCCGCGTTCCTCCAAAACGCCACACCACCAGATAACCAATGGAAAGAGCCATCTATCCTTTGACCACGATGCAACAGACAGTGATGGAGGCAAGGTTAGAGATGGTGGTGTTAGTTTCAGCACCAACCACAACTCTGTGGTGTGCCTGCCTTTGGTCTCTGAGGGCCCGAAGCTAGTATGGACACAGTCAAATCAGACACGTGAGCTTGACACCATCCAAGAGCTGATCCAGGCATTCAATGTGTTCCCATACCCAACATCTCGTGAGGTGAATGCCTTGGCACGGCTCTGTGCCCTGCCTCTGGACAAAGTCAAGGTCTGGTTCATGGTGCAGAGAATCAAATACGGCATCAGCTGGGCCTCAGAGGAGATTGAGGAGACGCGTGGCAAGCTGGCCGGACCTGAGTGGACTAACGACTATGCAAATGAGAAAGAGGAGATAAAGATGAGGAAGGGGTGTGGGGAGATGACTGTGGAAGCAGAGGACACAGGCCAAATGAATAATGGTCTTAACTCTTCCCTGCTCCACCCAAGAAAACGTGCCAGACATGAGACTCCAGAACACTGCAAACCAGCCTCCACCATCCGACATTTCAgttcctctctcccaccccctcagGATTCATACTACTACCGCCCTCCTGTAGACATGCCAGCAACTACCGCGACAGAGCCTTCCCTGAACCTCTCTGAGACCTCACTTGGCTCTCCACAGCGACAACAACGCGGACGCTACAAAAAGACCAAAGCTCAGCTTGCAGTCCTTCGCAGCAGCTTCCTGCGTGAAAACTGGCCTGCAGAGACAGAGCTCCGATGCCTGCAGAATGAAACGGGCCTGAGCCGCAATGACATCCGCAAATGGTTCAGCGACAGCCGGTACCAGCTTAGAAATGGGCGCGGACTGCTAAGAACATCCATGGTCTACCCTCAGCTCGTCATAGGAGAAGCAAAGGACGAGTCTCAGCAACTCCAGTCTTTTCCACGCGTAGCTCACAGGCCTCGGGATCAAGAAAATGATATTGAAGTGCAGAGAGGGGCTCAATGGAAGGGAGCTCGCAGCAATGGGGTGAAAGATTCACATTTCTTCCAGAACTTCCTGTCAAACAGCCTGGAGACCTTTGGGGAGGGAGCAGTAGAGGCGGAGGAGGACGAGGTTGCGGAGGAGGACGAGGTTGCAGAGGAAGCCTCTGTTCACACTGAGACTGTTAAGGAAGAGGAGGTGAAAAAGGAAGAAAAGCCCCTACAGTTGATTAGGGGCAACAAAGACCCAGAGATTAAACAACCACCATCATCCGTTACCATCTGTgcttcttcctccccctctcattctaccacccctcccctttcGACTATTGTCCCCACTATTAAGTATAGTTCCACTAGCACCAGCACCCTGCAGAAGTCTGCTCGCTCAGCCAAAGCCTCACTCacagccctgtctctctccagtcctccctcATCCTGGTCTACTCTTACACCTGCTGGCCGACTACGGAAGACCAAGGAACAACTGGACATACTAAAGGAGCACTTCCTGCACTGCCAGTGGCCTATGAGTGAGGACTACACCCAGCTGGTAGAACTCACAGGCTTGCCCCGTGCAGACATCATCCAGTGGTTTGGGGATACGCGCTACGCTGTTAAAAATGGGCAGCTACGCTGGGTGCAGGGGGTCCGTGAGCAATTTCTGTCTGAACTAGCCACACAGCAAAATGGCAGTGGAGTCACCGGTGGAAACTGTTCCAGTGGGATCCCTCGGGTTATGGGTAGCCGCAAACGTAAGTCTCAAGCGAATGGCGCCACAGCAGCATCCACTGCCGATTTCCCGGACATCAAGCCGCTGGGGGTTTACCATCGCTTGACTGGGGTTCTTCATGAGAAAGACCTTGATGCCCTTTGCAAAAAGTCACGAATGAGCTACCAGCAGGTGCGAGACTGGTTTGCATCTCAGGAGAGCAAGGAAATTGACCCAGAAACCAATGTTACTGATTGA